The Vannielia litorea genome segment TCGGGGCGGGCGTTTACTACGGCTACAAGGGGATTTCGGAGAAATACAAGGAGCACATCCGGGTCACGGCCACGGCGGAGCGGCTCGACCCGGTGCTGAAGTTCGGCTGCATCGCCCAAGGCGTGGTGATTGCCGTGATCGGGGTGCTGATCTGCTATGCCGCGCTCACTGCCGATCCGCAGGCGGCGGGCGGTGTGGGCGAGGCGCTGGGGCAGATCCGCGCCGCGCCCTTTGGCCGGGTGATGCTCGGCGTCGTCGCGGTTGGGCTTGTGGCCTTTGCGGTGGAGAACGCGGTGGAGGCGATTTACCGGGTCATCCCGCGCTGTGACGGGCCGGATGTGATGACGCTGGCGCGGCAGGCGCGGCAGAAGGCGGAACGCGGGCTTCAGGCGGCGGGCTGAGGGCCGGGCGGGGGCGTATCGGGCTGCGGGCCATCGGCGCTGTGCAACCGGCGGGCGGCCAGCAGGGCGACGCAGGCGGTGAGGGTGGCCACGCCCCAGAGCGCGGCGAGCGGAATGGCAGGGGTGCCGGAGGCCAGCCCGGGCACCAGGCCGGTGGCGCCCGCGATCCAGCCGAAGAGCCCGGCGCCGGTGGCGAAACCCATGGTTTGCACGGTCGGCATGAAGGAGGCGGTGCGCGGGCGCTCGGCCTCGGGCGCGGCCTCCATGATCAGCTGGTTGGCTGGTCCCCATGAGAAGCCGAAAGCCGCGCCGGTGAGCGATTGGCCCAGCAGCACCAGCGGCAGGGTGGCGGTGACAAAGCCCGCGCCCACGCAGGCGGCCCCGGCGATTTGCAGCGCGGGGGCAAAGCGCAGGGCGGCAAGGCGCCGCCGCGCGGGCAGGCGGCCCGCGACCATTGCCCAGAGGCTCCAGTTTAGTGCCATTGTCACCACCACCCAGCCGGTGAGCACGGTCGAGAGGCCGAAGATCGCGCGGGTGCAGAGCGCGGTGAAGATCGACGACACGCTTTGCGCCACCGGCATCAGGAAGATCAGCCATGTGCCTGCGCCCATCGGCGTGAGGGTGAAGGCCTCGGACGGGAAGAACCGGGGCCGGGGTTTGCGCCGGTCGATCCAGAGCGCGAGGGCGATGAGAAGGAGGCCCGCGGGCAGCCCGAGGGCAGCGGCGGGCGCTTGAGGCAGGGCGGAGGGCAGGGCGAGGATGCCCGCGCCCGCGAGGCAGAGCGCGACGGGGCGCAGCGGGGTGCGGCGCTTGATGACAAAGCTGTCGGCGGTGCGGGCGGGCAGGATGAGCGCGGCGGTCACGAGGAAGGTGAGGGCCACCGGCAGGCCGGTGAGCATGGCCAGCGGCCAGCCTGCGTGCTCGGTGGCATATCCCCCGGTCAGCGGGCCAAGCGCGGCGGCGAGCGCCCAGACGGTGGCCTCCACTGCGAAGACCCGTGCCACGATGGAGGCGGCGAAGAGCTGGGGGATGAGGGCGTAGCAGAGCGCGGCGATCACCCCGTCGGAGAAGCCCTGAAGCGCCCGGCCGACGCCGAATGCCAGCCCGGAGGGCGCGGTGGCGGTGAGCAGCATGCCCATCAGGAAGACGCTGGCGGCCCCGAGGGCGGTGGCACGGGCGCCGATGCGGGTGCGGATCTCGGCTGAGGTCACCCCGCCTGCGACGACCCCGATGAAGAAGAGCGCATAGACCAGCGGCAGCATCGGCAGCGCGCCGAGCGCCTCCATCGCGACGGGGATCGATGCGGAGATCGCCAGATCGTTGAAGGCGTGCATCCCGATCCCGGCGGAGATCGCCAGAACGGGGCCGCGGGTGCCGGGGGCAAGCAGGGCGGGGCCGGGAGAGGGGGGTGCAGTGCGGGTCATGCCGGGCAAGCTGGGGGCTCAACCATGGTTGAGGTCAAGAGCAAGATTGCGCATGACCGAGGGTTTGCTAGGCTGCGCCCCAAGAGCAGCACGAACCAGATGAGGCATCCGATGGCCGGACCACGCAAGACCACGGGCGGCGGCAAGACCGCGCCCAACCGCAAGACCAACGCCGCGCGGGGGAAAGCCGGTGCCAAGACGCCGCCTGTGAAGGTGGTGGAAAACACGCCGAAGCCCGACATCACCGTTGTTACCCCCGCCGAGCCAGTGGTGGCCGAGGGGCTGGTGAAGAAGGTCGCGCTGATCGACAGCGTGGTCGAGGCCACGGGGATGAAGCGCAAGGATGTGAAGCCGGTGGTCGAGGCCACGCTGGCCGAGATCGGCAACATCATCGGCAAGGGGGCCGACATGCAGATTCCCGAGTTGGGCAAGCTCATGGTGCACAAGCGCAAAGAGCTGCCGAACGGCGAGATGGTGATGCTGAAACTCCGTCGAAAAACTGTGGCCAAGCCTCTTGCAGAGGACGACGACAACGGCTAAATCGCCCCCCACGGGTGATTAGCTCAGTGGTAGAGCGCTTCGTTCACATCGAAGATGTCAGGAGTTCAAATCTCTTATCACCCACCAGTTTCGGGGCCCCGCCGCTGAAAAGCGCGGGGCCTTTAACTGACACGGGGGCTTGATCCGGGTGCGGATCTC includes the following:
- a CDS encoding HU family DNA-binding protein: MRHPMAGPRKTTGGGKTAPNRKTNAARGKAGAKTPPVKVVENTPKPDITVVTPAEPVVAEGLVKKVALIDSVVEATGMKRKDVKPVVEATLAEIGNIIGKGADMQIPELGKLMVHKRKELPNGEMVMLKLRRKTVAKPLAEDDDNG
- a CDS encoding MFS transporter, producing the protein MTRTAPPSPGPALLAPGTRGPVLAISAGIGMHAFNDLAISASIPVAMEALGALPMLPLVYALFFIGVVAGGVTSAEIRTRIGARATALGAASVFLMGMLLTATAPSGLAFGVGRALQGFSDGVIAALCYALIPQLFAASIVARVFAVEATVWALAAALGPLTGGYATEHAGWPLAMLTGLPVALTFLVTAALILPARTADSFVIKRRTPLRPVALCLAGAGILALPSALPQAPAAALGLPAGLLLIALALWIDRRKPRPRFFPSEAFTLTPMGAGTWLIFLMPVAQSVSSIFTALCTRAIFGLSTVLTGWVVVTMALNWSLWAMVAGRLPARRRLAALRFAPALQIAGAACVGAGFVTATLPLVLLGQSLTGAAFGFSWGPANQLIMEAAPEAERPRTASFMPTVQTMGFATGAGLFGWIAGATGLVPGLASGTPAIPLAALWGVATLTACVALLAARRLHSADGPQPDTPPPGPQPAA